DNA sequence from the Streptomyces cinnabarinus genome:
CATGTTGACGGGCTTGACCGTGTAGTCGGCGGTGCCCTGGAGCACGGTCAGCGTGGGCCAGGGCCCGCCGTACCCGGGGCGCGCCGCCCGCACCCGGTCGCCCCACTGGTCCGGGGTCTGCGTGGCGCCGACGTACATGCACACGTACGGCGACCCGGCGGCCTGGGCGCACCCGTGGGGCAGCCCGGCGACGACGCCGCCCGCGCGGAACTTCTCCGGGTACGCCGCCATCATCACGCTGGTCATCGCGCCGCCGGCGGAGAGCCCGGTGACGTAGACCCGGGACGCGTCGCCGCCGGTGTCGGCGAGCTGCCGGTCCACCATCTGCGCGATCGAGGCGGCCTCGCCCTGGCCGCGCTGGATGTCCCCGGTCTGGAACCAGTTGAAGCAACCGGAGAGGTTGTTGGCGCTCTGCTGCTGCGGCAGGACGACGGAGAAGCCCCAGCGGTCGGCGAGCTGGAGCCAGCCGGTGCCGGTGGCGTATCCGGCGGCGTTCTGGGTGCAGCCGTGCGCGGCGACGACCACGGGCCGCCCGGCGGGCAGCCCGTCCGGGACGTAGCGGTACATGCGCAGGGCGC
Encoded proteins:
- a CDS encoding alpha/beta hydrolase family esterase yields the protein MTQTRAASLITVLTALLAVLLAPAPASAASLQEVTGFGGNPGALRMYRYVPDGLPAGRPVVVAAHGCTQNAAGYATGTGWLQLADRWGFSVVLPQQQSANNLSGCFNWFQTGDIQRGQGEAASIAQMVDRQLADTGGDASRVYVTGLSAGGAMTSVMMAAYPEKFRAGGVVAGLPHGCAQAAGSPYVCMYVGATQTPDQWGDRVRAARPGYGGPWPTLTVLQGTADYTVKPVNMSDLVAQWTDVHGTDRTADLSDTVAGHPHQVFRDASGAPVVETYSLTGMGHGQPVDPGTGSGQCGAAGAYFLDVNLCAAYRLGLAWGLSG